The sequence GATATGAAACTAAAGGTGAAAAAATGTTTTTATTCGGAGGTCGTCTAAACGCTTTTATTTCTAATAAATGGGAAACCAGTTTGTTTTATCAAAACACATATTACCGCGAAGATAATTTTGCAGATAGAAATTTATTTGAAACTTTTGTAAATCATAAATTAACTTCAAAACAACAAGTTCATTTGATTGCAAGATATGCTTTGGCTCGGAATCAAATTCAAAATAATGATTTTTCGTTTTCATTAAAATACATTTTAAATATAAATGCACCATTCAAGAAAATCAAAGAATATGGAACTTTAGAAGGAAACATTTCTAACTTAGGAAACAGTAAAATCGAAGGAATAAGAATATTATTAGGTACTTATATTGCAATCACCGACGCTAAAGGTTATTTTATTTTTAAAGATGTAAACCCAGATGATTATTTTCTTGAAATGGATTACAGTACTTTAAATATTAATGATATTACGGAGGTTTCCTTGCCGATGAAAATTTCGATTTCAGAGGGAAAAAATTATTTTGATTTTGGAATAACACAAGCTGCCAAGATAAAAGGATCAATAAATTTAGAAACTACAAATGAAGATCAAGGTCAAAGTATCATTGTTGAGTTGACTTCTGAAACCGAAACATACAGAAAAATATGCGACATTACCAAACCTTTCGATTTTACGTATTTAAAACCTGGCGATTGGACTTTGAAAATATATCGAAATGGTTTGGATAAAAAATTTATCATTTTGACAGATAATTTAAATTTTACATTGCATCCAAATGAAGAAAAAGAAATTGAAATTAAAATAAGTAAAAAAGAGAAAGAAGTTCAGTTTCTACAACAATCAATGAAAGTAGGAGTCACTAATTCAAAAAAATAAAATATGGTTTTTAAATACAATTATTTTCGATTTCTTATTTTTTTGCTATTTGGATATCATGGTTTATTTGCACAAACTACTGCGAATTTTTCAATCAATTTAAACCTTTCAGAAGTTGCGTTGCTCGATGTCGAACCACAAAATAGTACATTAAATTTTAATTTTTTACCACCGTCCGAGTCAGGAAATAAAATAACAACTCCGACTGTAAATACAACTTGTTGGTTGAATTATACTTCTGCGAAAAAAACAAGTTCATCAAATCGAAATATTACTGCTCGTGTTGATCAAACAATTCCTGGTGTTTTGATTAAAATGCAAGCAAATGCAAGTTCTGGAGTTGGAGCAGGAGCTTTAGGAACTCCTTCTGGTAAAGTTACGTTAACTACAAATCCAATCATAATCATAAGCGGCATTGGAGGTGGTTTTACAGGAAACGGAATTAATAACGGACATCAGCTAAATATTTCTTTAGAAATAAATGATTATAAAGAATTGGTTAAAGTAACCAATAAAGTCATCACCATCACATATACAATAAGTAACTAAAAGTGTAAAAAAAATGAAACTAAAAAAAGAAATCAAAATAGCTTTGTGTTCATTTATTATGATATTTTTAATCGGTTCAAAAACAAATGCTCAATTAGTTTTTCGTTCTATTTCTGTTGTTGGAACCAATTGGACTCCAATAATTCCTACAATAACAGAAGCAGGATCAGATTATGTTGGAACTTATACAACTCCAACGGATCAAATAAAATTGAATGTAGCAGTTCCGTTACTTTCAAGTTCAAAAATTTCGGTTAGATACGAAGCCAATTCTATATGGGACAATTCAATAAAAATTCAGTTAAATAAGTTAAACAATGGTATTGGATTGTGTGTAGGTTGTTCTATCACTCCTTCTGGAGAAACTCCGTTTCAGGAAATTTTACAAACAGATACCGAGCTTTTTAAAATTGTTGCATTGGGCAGTTTGTTAAGTGTAAATAACATCAATTTAAATCTTAGATTGTCTGGGATTTCTGTAACGGTTCCAGTTGATAATTATAGTGCAAAAATTGTTTTTACTATTGGACCACTTTAAAGAATGAGTCCAGAAGTAGAAAAACCTCTGGATTCATTTTAAAAATTTATTTAATAACAATATTATATTTATCTAGTAAACCAAAAACACCTGGAATAGAAAACTTTGCTTTTTTAATGTCATTGTTATCTGGATCAATTGTATAATCTTTGGCCGAATTGAAATTTGCTTTTACTAAATTGGTTTGTTTAAAAATTGCACGAAATAAATTTGATTCAGAAAAATCAGATTCCATTAAATGAGCTTCTGTAAAATCGGTTTCAACTAAATTACAATTTTTAAAAACGGCTTTACGAATCTTCATCTTATAAAACGAAGCCAGATTTAAATAACAATTTTCAAAAATAGCTTCAAATAAAAAGGGATTGCAAGTATCAAATCTTACACCTAACATTTTACAATCAATAAATTTGACTTGTTTAAATGAAGTATTTCCGACTTCAACCATATTGAAATTACTATTCAAAAAAACACAATCAATAAATACAAATCCAATTAAATTATGCTTTGTGAAATCTCCTGATTCAAAAATACAAGATTCATATTCGGCAATTGATAAACCAACAAAGCATTCAAATTTTTGATTGTAAATATTTTCCATTAATCTTCGATATATAAAACCAAACCTTTTAGATAAGATCCTTCTGGATGAAACATATTAACTGGATGGTCTGGACCTTGTGATAATTTATGTAACACACGAACTTTACGACCTGATTCAATAGCAGCCGCCGCAACAGTGTTATAAAACAAAACATCGTCAATAACTTGTGAACAAGAAAACGTAAATAAGATTCCGTTTGGTGCTAAAGCTTTCATCCCAGCGATATTTAAACGTTTGTAAGCCTGAGTTGCTGTATGTTTACTTTTGATGCTTTTAGCGAAAGCTGGTGGATCAAGTACAATTAAATCGTATTCATGTTTATTTTCTTTTAGGAAATCAAAAACATCTGACGCGACTGCTTGATGGTTTGAACCAGGAAAATTTAATTCCATATTAGCTGCAGCTAAATCAACTGCTTTTTGAGAAATATCTACGGATGTTACCAATTCTGCACCTGCGCTCATCGCATAAATAGAGAAACCTCCGGTGTAGCAAAATGTATTTAAAACACGTTTTCCTTTTGAATAATGTTTTAAAAGTTTTCTGTTTTCGCGTTGGTCTAAAAAGAAACCTGTTTTTTGACCTTCAATCCAGTTTACATTAAACAAAATGTTATTTTCATTAGCAATTGTTTTTTCATTTGTTCCGAAAAGAAAGAAATCTGTTCCTGTTTTTGGAAGTGTCTGCGCACTTTTACAATAAATGGTTTCGCAATATTCTGGAAAAGCTTCTTGAATAGCTTTAGCGATATTTTTTAGTTGAAAGTAAATTCCAGTTGCATGTGCTTGAACTACGAAATTGTTGTTGTAGAAATCGATAATCAATCCTGGAATATCATCACCTTCACCGTGAATTAAACGGAAAGCATTTGTCTCTTCTAAAGAAAAAAGTTGTGTGCGTAATTTCCAAGCAGCTTGTAAACGTTGTTTCCAAAATGAATCTGAAAAAGCTTCATTACCGAAAGTTAAAATACGAACAGCAATACTTCCTTTGTCACTGAAATAGCCAGTTCCAAGTAAATTATCATCGTTGTCAACTACTTGAACCATTTGTCCGTCTGTTAACTCTTCACTGATACTATGAATAGCACCGCTAAATACCCACGGATGTTTTCGTTGAATTGAGCGTTCTTTTCCTTTCTTTAATCTAACTACTGCGTATTCCATTTAATTAATTTTTTGCAAAAGTAAGAAACGAAAGAGGAACTTAAATCAAACTAATGCAAAAAATATCATATTTTTACTTAATAACTAAATTAATAATTATGAAAAATGTATTATTGAAATTATTTTGCTTTTTAGGTTTAGGTTTAGCTTTTGGATGTAACAGCGATGATAATTCATCCACTAAAAATGAATTAATTTTTGAATTTGATAGAGTACAATTTGAAAAGAATCGTGAAGCTTGGTTATCAAATGATTTTCAGAATTATAATTATTTTGAATATCAAATGTCTTCCTCTACAGGTCCATTAGAGTATCAAATTGAAGTTCGAAATGGCATAGCCAAAAATGTTTCTGAACCTGATGTAAAGTCCAAATCAATTTCTCAAATTTATGAAGAAATTCAAAAAAATGTTGATTATTACACAAGTCCAGATTATAAACCAGAAGGGAAAGAGCATTATTCTTTATACGTTCGATATGATTCCGAATTTCATTATCCAACGTATTATTCATTAACGCTATATAATGCTCCTCCTGGTGGTGGTGGCTTTTCAAAAGAGTTTTCTGAATTTGAACTAATAGAATAAAAAAACGTTCGATTGATTTCGAACGTTTTAGTTTTATAATACATCTTGGATGCTTGCGTCTTTTTCGAATGCTGCTTTAGCAAACGGACATAAAGGTAAGATTTTTATGTTTTTTTCTCTCGCAAAATCAACTGCGGCGAAAACCATTTTTTTACCAACACCTTGTCCTCCAAATGCTGAATCGACTTCGGTATGGTCAATGATAATTAAGCTTTCACCTGCTTTTGAATACGTCATTTCACCTGCTTTTTTACCTTCAGATTGAGCTATAAATGCACCTTTGTTTTCGAATTCTTTATGTACGATTTCCATAATTTATTTTTTTTCTGATTTATTGTTTTCTACGATTTTGTAAGATACGAATAAAATCGCTAACCAAATTGGAATTAAAATTACAGAAACTTTCATTCCGGTTATGTACATAATTATCAAAATAGCAACTAAAAACGCGATGCAAATGTAGTTTGAAATTGGGAATAAAAATGAAGGGAATTTTGTT comes from Flavobacterium sp. I3-2 and encodes:
- a CDS encoding pentapeptide repeat-containing protein: MENIYNQKFECFVGLSIAEYESCIFESGDFTKHNLIGFVFIDCVFLNSNFNMVEVGNTSFKQVKFIDCKMLGVRFDTCNPFLFEAIFENCYLNLASFYKMKIRKAVFKNCNLVETDFTEAHLMESDFSESNLFRAIFKQTNLVKANFNSAKDYTIDPDNNDIKKAKFSIPGVFGLLDKYNIVIK
- a CDS encoding class I SAM-dependent rRNA methyltransferase; this encodes MEYAVVRLKKGKERSIQRKHPWVFSGAIHSISEELTDGQMVQVVDNDDNLLGTGYFSDKGSIAVRILTFGNEAFSDSFWKQRLQAAWKLRTQLFSLEETNAFRLIHGEGDDIPGLIIDFYNNNFVVQAHATGIYFQLKNIAKAIQEAFPEYCETIYCKSAQTLPKTGTDFFLFGTNEKTIANENNILFNVNWIEGQKTGFFLDQRENRKLLKHYSKGKRVLNTFCYTGGFSIYAMSAGAELVTSVDISQKAVDLAAANMELNFPGSNHQAVASDVFDFLKENKHEYDLIVLDPPAFAKSIKSKHTATQAYKRLNIAGMKALAPNGILFTFSCSQVIDDVLFYNTVAAAAIESGRKVRVLHKLSQGPDHPVNMFHPEGSYLKGLVLYIED
- a CDS encoding DUF6174 domain-containing protein is translated as MKNVLLKLFCFLGLGLAFGCNSDDNSSTKNELIFEFDRVQFEKNREAWLSNDFQNYNYFEYQMSSSTGPLEYQIEVRNGIAKNVSEPDVKSKSISQIYEEIQKNVDYYTSPDYKPEGKEHYSLYVRYDSEFHYPTYYSLTLYNAPPGGGGFSKEFSEFELIE
- a CDS encoding GNAT family N-acetyltransferase, whose protein sequence is MEIVHKEFENKGAFIAQSEGKKAGEMTYSKAGESLIIIDHTEVDSAFGGQGVGKKMVFAAVDFAREKNIKILPLCPFAKAAFEKDASIQDVL